The Corynebacterium efficiens YS-314 DNA window GATCTTGCCCAGGTCAGCCAGCAGTACCAGGATATTGATGGGCAGTACCAACGCGCGCAGCTTTATCGTGATGGGGTCAAAGCTGAGCAGATTGCGGAAAGAGCGTCTAAGCCTGGATTCACCGATGTGACTCGAATCTAAGCGGCGTGGGAAAAAGAGAAATACCCTTCTGAACTGGGATAATCAAGCTTGTCTAGAGTTCGATTCTCCTGCCAGAAAGGCACCTCACAGGTGCAAGTATCTCACACTCCCGCGGCACTCTCTATTTCCTTTGATGATCCCACCCTCGTGTCGGCCGCAGGCCTGGCCCCGACCATGCGCCTGGCCGACAACGCTGGCCTGTCGACCCTGGCACAGCACCAGCTGACTGTGGCAGGTGACAAGGGTGCCAACGCCGGGGCGAAGATCACCTCACTGATCGCCGGCATGGTCGCAGGGGCCGACTCGATCAACGACATGGACCTGCTGCGCCACGGCGGCATGAACCGACTCTTTACCCGGATCTACGCACCCTCGACCCTGGGATCCTTCCTCCGGGCCTTCACCTTCGGACATGTCCGTCAGTTGGATGCCGTGGCCTCCCGGTTCCTGATCAACCTGGCAGTGCAGGCACCAGCCCTGGTACCCGCCCCGGCTGCCACCAGCGGGTATGTCTTCGTCGATGTTGACGACACCATCATCGAAGTCCACGGCCACCAGAAACAAGGCGCCGGCTTCGGCTACTCCGGTATCCGTGGGCTCAATGCGCTGCTGGCCACGGTCACCACGACAGAGTCTGCCCCGGTGGTCGTAGCCCAGCGCCTGCGCCGCGGGTCCTGTGGCTCCCCGCGTGGGGCAGGCCGGTTGATTGCTGATGCGATCACCACCACCCGGCGGTTACCGGGACTCCAGCACCAGAAGATCCTGGTGCGGGCTGATTCCGCCTTCTACGGCTCCCCCAGCATCCACGCAGCACTCACAGCCGGTGCGGATGTGTCGGTTACCGCGCGGATGACGAGGAATATCCGCCAGGCGATCACCACGATCCCGGATACGTCCTGGGAGACAATTGAGTACACCGACGCACTCTTCGACGAGGACACCCAGACCTGGATCTCCTCAGCAGAAGTCGCGGAAGTCCCCTTCACCGCGTTTGCGTCGAAGCCGGAGGTCGATCAGGTTCCTGGACGGCTGGTGGTCCGCCGGATCCCGGAACTCAACCCCAAGAAGAATGTGGATCAGCCGGGACTATTTGATCTGCACCGCTTCCACGCGGTGTTCACCACCGCTGACCCCGCACTGCTCGATACCGTTGCCGCGGACAAGACCCACCGCCAGCATGCGGTCATCGAGCAGGTCAACGCCGATCTGAAGAACAGCGCCCTGGCGCATATGCCATCCGGGAAGTTCACCGCGAACGCGGCGTGGCTGGTGTGTGCGGTCATGGCCTTCAACCTCACCCGCGCTGCCGGGGTCGTTGCTGCGGGGGCGCTGGCCAGGGCTACGACAGCGACGATCCGGCATCAGATCATCGCGGTGGCGGCCCGGGTGGTGCGTCGGTCCCGGCGACTGGTGCTGCACCTGCCGGAGGGCTGGAGGTGGCAAGCCCAGTGGCGGAGACTGTTCGATCACGGTCACTCGCCGCCGGTGGTTGTTTCTTCCTGACCACCTGCGCCGGATTCCTTCGGCCCGAGCTGAACTACCAATTCGTGGAACGACCAGACGACGACGTGATCTGGGGATCACCCCTGCCCGAAATCCTTGGTGGTGCCCGCAGCCGAAATCAACCGATCACCGAAGGACCATCGGCGGATCCAGGCTAAGAATGACCTGACTAATGTGCTGGGTCGTTCCCGGTCACGTCCAGGTCGTGGGATCAGCGGGGCTCCACAGTTCGGTGTGAACCGTGGTCATCAGCGTGATAATGACCAGGGCAGGGGCCTCTAATCAGTCCTGATCTACTGGTAGCTATAGCATTTAAGCGTTATAACGTTATAATGCTATTAGTGCTAACGTTATAGCGTTCTAAGCGATAGAAAAGAGCAGGCCAGGATGCGTATATCTTTCGTTCATACTAAAGGTGGCGTCGGTAAAACCACCAGCTCTATCTTGCTGGCCACAGCAGCGATACGCCGTGGGATCGACGTGGAATTTTTCGACGCTGACCCCCAAGCCTCAGCATCACGGTGGGCAGAAGTAGCCCGCAACCGTGAGGATCCACTGGAGTTTGAGGTCATGCCCGCTAGTGCGAAAAAGCTCCGGGCACACCCGGCATCGACAGGCTGGCAGATCGTGGACACCCCACCAGGTAATGCCGCAGAAATCCAGGCAGCTATTGATACTGCTGATCTGGTGATCGTGCCCACGCATCCATCCCCGATTGATCTTGATCGCGTGTGGCCGACGTTGGAGACGATTAACCACCGGATGGTGGGGGTGTTGCTCATTGGCGTCCAGGAGCGACGCCGGTTGTATCAAGACACCCGTGAGATCTTCGAGTCTCAAGGGGTCTCGACGTTTTATAACACCGTTCCAGAACGCGAAGACATCAAGGCAATGTTCGGCACGAATCCGAGAAATATTTATAGCTTTGACGAGATCTGTACTGAGATTTTAGAAATTGAGGAGATGAATTAAATGACCCCACCACGTAACCGCTTGGCTGATACGATCCGCCAGCCAGCGAAGAAAACAGCGAGCACTCCCGTGAAGGATACCTTGCGCAATGATGAGGAAGAAAAGACAAAACTGACCCGTCGTACCACGGTGTATCTATCGGAGCAGACATGGAAAGATTTAAAGATTTCCGCTGTCGAGGACGAAAAAAATGTGTCCCAAATTATTGAGAACCTAGTTGAGGGCTACCTAATGCGCCGCGAACGTAGGATTGCAAAAGCGCAGGAAAAGTAACGTTGTAACGTTGTAACGCTAAACATGGCCGGTAGTAGCACTTGGCTCGCTGTAGAGATCTTTAATTCATTGTGTTGTTATCGCCCTGGATATTAGAGGATTCGGCAGCATTGTCGTTGTACTGGAGTGAATTATTAACTGTGCCACCAGCGCTAGATTGAGAGATAATCCCATCTTGTGTGGTGTTCATATCACCAGTCATGGTGCTTATAAAAACATTGATAACCTGCTTAGCAGCTTCGGTCTGTTCCTCTGTCATCTCTGACAAGTTCCCGACATCAGGTGATACGGCTTCTAGCTCCAGTGCCATTTGTAAAGATTGGTTTCTAATATTTCCTAGGAGAGCCAGGACTATCGTACGGGGAAAAATTATCTGGGCTTCCTCCAAAGTCATGCCGGTGTACGAAGTAGCTTTTCCCTCTTCTTCAAGTACTTGATACCGCGCTACCCATGAATTAGGCATTTTTATTCCAGGGTCTTCTGGGCCACTGCTTAATGCCTCGAGCTCAGTAACCGACTGGGGAAAAGCAAGCCCTTTTTCTTCCCACCAACGCAATTCCTCGGGTATGTCAGAAGATATGAAATAAACCGTCTTATAAGTAGGTCCCCAGCCGACAAATGTTAACTGTATTCGGCCCCTAAAGTTTTGACGATAATGGGGCAAAGAATCTTCACGATCATATCCATTTAGTTCTCCTTGGAGCCATTCTTTTAAAGGATCAGACTGTGTTCGGTAGGCCACTACTAACAGCTGCCTTAGTCCTTCTTCCAAGGATGTTTCACTGTCTGCGAGAGATTCAATAACTTTTTGAAGCATAGTGATCAGACCATTCCTGCCGCTTGGGCGATATAGGGGGCGAGAGCTGCAAGGACAGGGGGCGCAAATGCTTTATTAGCCACCCAACTCATTCCTTTAGTGAGAGCTGTTTTAGGACCATTGTCCTGCTTTTCTTTTTCCAACTGATCAGCGTGATTGGTTTCCCCGTGCTCGCGCAAAGTAGAGACAATATCATCTACTAACTGAGACTGATTTTGCTGATTGATGACATTATTGTCCCCTTGTACATTGACCGCGGGTGCATTATTGACGTTGTGTTGATGATTCATTTATCTCCCTACCCAAGTGCATCTTGTCTGGACTGAAATAGCTGGTATTTAACTAAGCTAGTCGCGAGAAAAGCGCAGGCTCACGAGTCTTTTCTAAGGGTAGAGGATAAATGCCTAAATAGGATTTTTAGCGTTAAAGCGCTATAACGTTAAAACTATTTAACGTTACATATCTGGACGGTATAAACCCATTTTGAACAGTAGGAACGTGTTGCTCGGAAAAAACAAGCATCACCCTGTTACGCTTGTGAGAATTGCATATAGAAAATAGTTGAGCGCCTAACAGCAGACACTGTTAGACGCTCCGCTTTACCCCGGTCTTCGACCACCGGAGAAAGCACTGCCTATGAGTCTAGTCAATAGCACGACGTCTGGCACAACCAGACACACCCAGACCACCGATCTCTACGGCGGCCTGGACGATACCCCTGCCAGCGGCCTCGACCGCGAGGCCCTGCTTGCCCACCTGGGCCGTAAAGTCCTGCATGGCAGTAGGGGACGTGATTTCGCCAGCGCGTATCTCACCACCAAAGACGGTGGACGAGCACCCAGAATGTACCGGGTGGATTCTGAGGCTCTGGGTAAATGCGAGTACGTTCAACTGACCAACAAGCAGTATGCCTCTGTCCTGGTGGTCGATATTGACCTTCCCGGGGATGCCGGTGGGCACCCAGTTAATCTTCCTGAGCAGGTCAAGCAGAAGTTCTCCCAGCTCATCGCCCATTACCTTGGGCCCGCCTGGGTGGGGATTAACCCGGTGAATGGGAAATGCCAGGCGATCTGGTTGATTGATCCGGTGTATGCCGATGCCAGTGGGCAGTCGCGGGCGATGACGCTACTGGCAGCAGCCACCCATGACCTGGGACAATGGTTAGGACATGACAGCCATTTTTCCCATCGTTTCAGCCGGTCACCGTTTTATACCGGCGATTCCCCGACCGCGTATCGGTGGTATCGCCAGCATCACCGTGTCTACCGGTTGGCAGATCTTCTTGCAGGGGTGCGTGCGATGACCGGTCAGGAGTCCTATGCCAAGCCTCGTCAGCAGTTTTCCAGCGGCCGTGAGCTGATCATGGCGGTCAAGGCCAGGCGTGAGGACGCAGAACGCTTCAAAGCACTGTCCCAGGACGTGGAGGCAGAGTTAGCCGGCCACTTGGATCAGTACGACCCGGAGCTGATTCAGGGTGTGCGGGTGTTGTGGATTAGGACAGGTCGGGCCGCTCGTGATGAGACCGCGTTTCGCCATGCCTTAAAGACTGGCCACCGCCTTCGTCAGGCTGGTCAGCGGATGACGGACGCGGCGATCATCGATGCTTACGAGCACGCCTACACCGTGGCCCAGGAGGTCGGTGCTGATGGGCGCACACCTGAGTTGCCGCCGATGAAAGACCGCCAGACCATGGCCAGGCGAGTACGTGGCTATGTCACGACGTCTAAAGGCGAGGCGTATGGTAGTTCAGCCACGGGGCGTGCCACCAGTGCTGAGCGCAAAGCCTTGGCCACGATGGGGCGTCGAGGCGGGAAGAAAGCCGCAGAACGCTGGAAAGACCCAGACAGTGAATACGCACAAGCTGAACGAGACAAACTTCAGAAGATCAATGTACGCCGTAGTCAACAAGGTAAAACTCGACGCTTAAGAATCGCTGCCTGGTTCC harbors:
- a CDS encoding IS1380-like element ISCef7 family transposase, with protein sequence MQVSHTPAALSISFDDPTLVSAAGLAPTMRLADNAGLSTLAQHQLTVAGDKGANAGAKITSLIAGMVAGADSINDMDLLRHGGMNRLFTRIYAPSTLGSFLRAFTFGHVRQLDAVASRFLINLAVQAPALVPAPAATSGYVFVDVDDTIIEVHGHQKQGAGFGYSGIRGLNALLATVTTTESAPVVVAQRLRRGSCGSPRGAGRLIADAITTTRRLPGLQHQKILVRADSAFYGSPSIHAALTAGADVSVTARMTRNIRQAITTIPDTSWETIEYTDALFDEDTQTWISSAEVAEVPFTAFASKPEVDQVPGRLVVRRIPELNPKKNVDQPGLFDLHRFHAVFTTADPALLDTVAADKTHRQHAVIEQVNADLKNSALAHMPSGKFTANAAWLVCAVMAFNLTRAAGVVAAGALARATTATIRHQIIAVAARVVRRSRRLVLHLPEGWRWQAQWRRLFDHGHSPPVVVSS
- a CDS encoding ParA family protein is translated as MRISFVHTKGGVGKTTSSILLATAAIRRGIDVEFFDADPQASASRWAEVARNREDPLEFEVMPASAKKLRAHPASTGWQIVDTPPGNAAEIQAAIDTADLVIVPTHPSPIDLDRVWPTLETINHRMVGVLLIGVQERRRLYQDTREIFESQGVSTFYNTVPEREDIKAMFGTNPRNIYSFDEICTEILEIEEMN
- a CDS encoding replication initiation protein, producing the protein MSLVNSTTSGTTRHTQTTDLYGGLDDTPASGLDREALLAHLGRKVLHGSRGRDFASAYLTTKDGGRAPRMYRVDSEALGKCEYVQLTNKQYASVLVVDIDLPGDAGGHPVNLPEQVKQKFSQLIAHYLGPAWVGINPVNGKCQAIWLIDPVYADASGQSRAMTLLAAATHDLGQWLGHDSHFSHRFSRSPFYTGDSPTAYRWYRQHHRVYRLADLLAGVRAMTGQESYAKPRQQFSSGRELIMAVKARREDAERFKALSQDVEAELAGHLDQYDPELIQGVRVLWIRTGRAARDETAFRHALKTGHRLRQAGQRMTDAAIIDAYEHAYTVAQEVGADGRTPELPPMKDRQTMARRVRGYVTTSKGEAYGSSATGRATSAERKALATMGRRGGKKAAERWKDPDSEYAQAERDKLQKINVRRSQQGKTRRLRIAAWFLEGVSETGEWPTINEAVQAFDVSERTVRNAVKDAGIELPRGRKKKPATP